From Pseudomonas poae, the proteins below share one genomic window:
- a CDS encoding ABC transporter permease, with protein MSSRPLIAPWRLRLRFGFRNGRLTAAWGLLILLLWLALAVFAPWIAPYDPIAQNTDISLLGPGLAHPFGTDNYGRDILSRVIWGARIDLQLAIVGVIFPFMIGTFIGAVSGYIGGRFDSFCMRVIDVILAFPFLVLMLAIMAILGPGLKSFYIAMALVGWVSYARLIRSQILVLKESDFALAAKSLGFGHGRILFRHLLPNAMFGSIVFSMSDAVLVLLNGAAVSYLGLGVQPPTAEWGTMVAEGQAFITTAWWICTFPGLAIVTLAMGFSLLADGVAQVLGDRA; from the coding sequence ATGAGCAGCCGCCCGTTGATTGCCCCCTGGCGTTTGCGCCTGCGCTTTGGTTTTCGCAATGGCCGGCTGACGGCGGCATGGGGCCTGTTGATTCTGCTGCTGTGGTTGGCCCTGGCCGTGTTTGCCCCGTGGATCGCGCCCTATGACCCGATTGCGCAGAACACCGATATCAGCTTGCTCGGCCCGGGCCTGGCGCACCCATTCGGTACGGATAACTACGGGCGGGACATCCTGTCGCGAGTGATCTGGGGCGCGCGCATCGACCTGCAGCTGGCCATCGTCGGGGTGATCTTTCCGTTTATGATCGGCACCTTTATCGGTGCGGTGTCCGGCTATATTGGCGGGCGCTTCGACAGCTTCTGCATGCGGGTGATCGATGTGATCCTGGCGTTCCCGTTCCTGGTGTTGATGCTGGCAATCATGGCCATCCTCGGGCCGGGCTTGAAGAGCTTTTATATCGCCATGGCGCTGGTGGGCTGGGTGTCGTATGCGCGGCTGATCCGCTCGCAGATCCTTGTGCTCAAGGAAAGCGACTTTGCCCTCGCCGCCAAGAGCCTGGGCTTTGGCCATGGGCGCATTCTGTTTCGGCACTTGTTGCCGAATGCGATGTTCGGCTCGATTGTGTTTTCCATGTCCGATGCCGTGCTGGTACTGCTCAACGGCGCTGCCGTGAGCTACCTGGGCCTGGGTGTGCAACCACCGACCGCCGAGTGGGGCACCATGGTCGCTGAAGGCCAGGCGTTTATCACCACTGCGTGGTGGATCTGCACCTTTCCGGGCCTGGCCATTGTGACCCTGGCCATGGGCTTCAGCCTGCTGGCCGATGGTGTGGCGCAAGTGCTGGGGGATCGCGCATGA